A window from Calditrichia bacterium encodes these proteins:
- a CDS encoding cytochrome c3 family protein has translation MRFVVPILLTLVFSVFVLAILGMTTFWVEWQKPDPQPIAYPHDFHAGSAITTLSDGKVAAGLGLQCTHCHQYVDKSRFATIPAVSICAECHTKLPPRTDELQKLKAYLDNNEPIVWQRIHSVPKHVYFSHKRHVKYYADEKGMEVGNGEICAKCHGNMQVVKEVKQVTTLRMGFCVSCHRAENAPQDCWTCHK, from the coding sequence ATGCGGTTTGTCGTACCAATATTATTAACCCTTGTGTTTAGCGTTTTTGTACTGGCGATTCTGGGAATGACCACGTTTTGGGTAGAATGGCAAAAACCGGATCCGCAGCCGATTGCTTATCCTCACGATTTTCACGCAGGATCTGCAATAACGACGCTAAGCGACGGCAAAGTGGCTGCCGGTTTGGGTTTACAATGCACCCATTGCCATCAATATGTGGATAAATCGCGATTCGCGACGATTCCGGCGGTATCAATCTGCGCAGAATGTCACACAAAATTGCCACCAAGGACTGATGAGTTGCAAAAACTGAAAGCCTACCTTGATAACAACGAACCGATCGTTTGGCAGCGAATCCACAGTGTTCCCAAACATGTTTACTTTTCTCATAAAAGGCATGTGAAATATTATGCCGACGAAAAGGGTATGGAAGTCGGGAACGGTGAAATTTGCGCCAAATGCCATGGTAATATGCAGGTTGTAAAAGAAGTTAAACAGGTTACTACATTAAGAATGGGATTTTGCGTTTCTTGCCATCGAGCAGAAAATGCTCCGCAGGATTGTTGGACTTGTCATAAGTAA